CTGATTTGCCTAAAGCAAtcttcccagcagcctggctgctgaacATCCacacagaaaagggaaaggcagcaaagcaggcagcCTGCAAGCATTAATGGAGTAAATGCCATTATACTATTACTTTGCCctctcagtgctggggctggcttGTGGCAGGCTTTAACTTCGGTTTTACTTTCATCAGACAGCAGTCAGAAGAGAACACAGGACTCAGGTTAGAGATTGTCTCTGGAAACAGAGGCTGAGACATTGTGGGGGGGTgtgaaagcaaggaaaaatgATGCATTGGTATCATTACACTGAGAATAAGCTGTTTGAATTATCTAGTTGGAAAAGGACTCTCCTGGCACAAGGTCTGGCAGAGGTGGATTTTCAGAAGTTCTGAGCACCTGACCTCAGCCTGGTTAACTCCTGTTTTCCTCCAGGCTGGCATCAGAAGATTATTAGTACCACGTCACTTGTGCTccttcatccctccctccaAGGGAACTGTGCAGTCTTCAGCTTCCTGAACTCACCCCAAGACTTCTTGTACCTCACCTTCcaattctgctgctgtgctgcttccaaAGGGTTTTCTAAAGGATTAATACAGAAAAAATGGCATCACTGCTTCCCTTGCAAGTTCTCTGCCTTTTGAGAAGCTACTCAGGAGACCACAAATGACAGATTACTGTTTGAGGATTATCCAGGAATCCTCAAACAAGACTCTATAAAATCCCTAAGCCAGGCTAACATTTCAAGGAACATCATTTGCCATTTAATGCAGCAAAACAAGATTCCTCTTCAAGGTAAACCGCTCTGTGCTGGCAACACTATTAATTGTGACTCACCTTCCCCAAAGGAATTGTTGCAATGCTTTACCAACTCAGCAGGATCACTGAGCAGGTGACAAAGGGATCTGCAGACTTTGGAAGCACAATCCCCAAGCTCTTTGTGTTATTAATAAAATGCCTTCTACCTAACCAAATCCTAACCAAATCCATTGCCAGCCAGAGCCTTTCAGGTTCACTCACCCGAACAGGTAAAGAATTCCTGATGATGGCAAGGACCACAGCCAAGAGAAAGCTGTGCCATGTACTTCATTCTCATCTTTCCCAAGCCACTAATTATTCAAACTACCTTGTGTTGATTAGCCCATCAAGATTAAAAGACAACACATGGCAGTAGATGGCAGTTGTTAAACATGGGGAAAAGCTTGAGCAAGGCTGTCATTGTGGAGAAGCCTCCAGGGTTTGAGCCTAAGCCCTTGTGCATGATTTAAAGTTTAGGTAAACCCTGGTTAAAGTCTAACCAAGGACATTCTTGTCtcctagaaggaaaaaaataaacaaaatgagTAAGTATGGAAAATTACATCTTTCCATCATGCCATGGCTGAGGTGCAGTTGGGTGAATTTTTCATGCATGAAGAGCTGCCTTTGGAGCACagtgattcacagaatgggttgggttggaggggaccttcaaggtcatccagttcccaacccctgccacaggcagggacacctcccaccagcccaggttgctgaaggcctaatccagcctggccttgaacacctccagggaggggacatccacagcctccctgggcaacctctgccagtgtctcccctctgctgctgctgttcaatCCCACGCTGCTGTCGCACCAGCTTCACaatgaagtgctggagcaaagtaccaggagcttgaagttcagcttggaacatgagaggcttcctgtgtCAGTTCCTGCTTCCAATTttggggtgctgggctgtgggtcAGGAGGTGCAGTGaggttgctgcttctgcattttgcttcaCCTTCCTGCAAACAGGCTGAGGTCACTGTGCACTGGATCATTGCCAGCAcaactccttatctcaactccttatctcaacccagagggttttttttggtgtgtcaCTTTCTCTCCCATCTGTGTAGGGGCAGAGGGGCTTGTGAGCAGGCTGTGTGAGCCCAGGGCATCTATAAACTCCATCCAGACTCCCCTTACTGTGTGCAAGGAAATAGTTTCCTATGTACCTTACCAATCCCTTTTCAAAGCTGCAGGTGCATGAAGGAATTTCCACATGGGGTCTTCTCTCTGCAATCCCAGTCCAAGCCAAGTGCTGATCAACTTCATGACAAGCTAAAGAgctatttctgccttttctgtgtAAATTCACTGCTGCTGGAGTAGCTTTTCTAAGGTATTACTTCAGGCTGTTTCCCTACcaaagttttgccttttttttttctttaagactCCATCAAACCAAGATCCTACCAAGGAAACTGCAAGAATTTTCACATTACAACCCAGGAAATGTTGTATccctgggggggtggggtgggtggggaaaaaaatacttactTTTGATCTGTGTTTGTTAGGGAATCTCTAGTGGCCATCTTCTCAGGTGCACTATTTTAATAAagctcaaagtgaagaattctGACAGATGAAGCACTGGCTGGTAATGCTGTAAACAGGGTAATAATTGCTGTAAAAAAGGAGAAACCACATTTGGAAATGGGCTTGCTCTTTATTTCTGGCCACTGACAACAATTCATCTACCTCTGCCCTCCAGGGACATGCAGCAGCTTGTGATGGAGCTGTTAAATGCAAGcctgggggctgcagctgtCCATGGGGCTCTGCTGGCATTCCAGTGTTGATAACCTATGGCTGAACACCATCTCCCACCTGGTTCTGGGACTGTCCAAAGCAGAGTGGTACAGGGAGTGAGTTCTGGGACTGACCTggagtactggggccagttctggacTCGCCAGTTCAAGGACAAGGAGTTGCTGGaggggtacagcaaagggctatgaagatgatgaagggactggaacatctctcttttgaagaaaggctgagggacttggggctttttagcctggagaaaactgaggggggaggtggggaatcttatcaatgcttataaacacTTCAAGTGTGGGGGTCAGGAGCATGGGagcaggctttgttcagtggtgcctagggacaggacaaaggcaatgagcacaaacttgaacacgagaagttccatctaaatatCAGAAGGGACTTCTTtaagagtgatggagcactggcacaggctgcccgaagagctgcacctctgcagccaagcctgtgcccagccctgggcagcagcctggtCAGTTTCCCTGTCCTGGCTGTCGCGGAGCTCGGGCTGCTGACAACCGCTGCTCGTTCCCCTTGCCATGTTTGTgcctaaacaacaacaaacaaccagaGGGAGGAAACCCACCTGAAACAGACCCGGCGGCAGCAAGCGCTCAGCAGCGGCAGCATGCCCGGGGGGGGACCCGCGGGCAGACAAAGGACGGCGCCCGTCCCGCAGCGGGCAGCGTGGCCTCGAGCGCTGCCCACAGCCGAGCGGGGGTACAAAGGCGACTTCACCCGCGGCCCCGCCGCTACTCTCCAGCCCCACATTAACCCTGCGGCGGTATCAGGGCAGCTCACGGCCGGTTAAGCGCTCGGTTAAACCGCTCCTcgctgcccccccccccccgcgccGTACAGCGCCGGCCGGCCCGGCTCGGCCAGAGTCCGCTCGGTGCGGGACGCTGCGGGGTCCGGCGGGGAAGGGAGGTGCAAAACCCCGCCGTGCTCACAGGCTGCGACAGTTACCTCGGCACGCAAACCACCGCCCGAGCGGCCTCGCTGGGCAGGGACCCCCCGAGCACTCAGCGCCGCTCCGGGGGTGGGCGACGGAGAGGATACCCTCGGCGGCTGCGCTCCCTCCGCTCCGCGGGCAGGCGGCGCACGGCGCTGCCCCCGCCAGTAGCAGCGCCCCGCGAGGCAGCACACCGCCACTTGCCCCGGCGGCTGCAGGAGGCGGGACTCGATTCTCCGCCACTCTCGCGAGAGGAGCCGCGGCCGGCCCGGCGCCGGGGGCCGTGCGGGGCATGGGGCTGTGCGGCAGGGGTTGGGCGTGCGGCCGGGCGCTGCGGCTCCCCGCGGGGCCGGGGCCGCTGTGGGCTCTGGTGCCGGGCAGTGCCCTGCCCCGACCGGAGGGGAAGGCTCGGTACGGCCTCTGGGCGGGCAGACGGGCGGCGGCCCCGCGGGGGGCCCGCGGGCAGCGGAGCTCCAACCCCTTCACccgcaggcaggaggaggaatggCGGCGGCGGAACCGCTCGACCGTGGCGTACATCGCCGCCGCCGCCGTGGGCATGGTGGGCATGTCCTACGCGGCCGTGCCGCTCTACCGCCTCTACTGCCAGGTACCGGGGGAGCCCCGCGGGGCGGGACGGCGGCAGGGCCGGCGCGGGtcgctcacagccttctcctcccggCAGGCCACCGGCATGGGCGGCACCACCGGCGCAGGCCACAGCTCGGAGCAGATCGAGAGGATGGAGCCGGTGCGGGACCGGCTGATCAAGGTCACGTTCAACGCGGATGTGCACGCCAGCATCCAGTGGAACTTTAGGCCCCAGCAGAGTGAGATCTACGTGAGTGAGGCTGGgggtgcccagcacagccccctgCGCCTTTGTCACCCTGAATCCTGATCCTGCAGAGCCGTCGATTTGTCTTTGGACTGAAGAGCACACAACAGGGGCACGTTagacagaaccatggaattgtttggtttggaaaagccctcagagatcatccagtccaaccatcgacccaATACTGCCAtttccccaagtgccatggccacaggtttcttggacacctccagggatggggactccaccacctccagcctgtgccatccctgaccactcttgcagcaaggagatttttcctcatcttccacctaaccctcccctggcacaatttcaggccatttcctctcttcctaccacctgatcctagggagaaggagaccaaccccctccttttctccagactgaaccaccccaggtccctcactCCTGCAACACTTCCATCCCAGGATTCtctttgctgctggctgggcagggagggttAAGGGCTCCTCACATAGGGCAGAACTTTCCTCATGAGGTGCTCAGTGGCACCTGGTTAAGGTTAAAAATGTAGACAGAGCACACCACACATTGGTGATGATATTAGTGTTGAATGGGGGTCAGTTGTCTGTAAGCAAAATATGTGTGAACTAGTGAGGGAAGCAACTGGGaacagcagaagggaaaatgaACTGAGGGCAGCTGAAGTCTGAGGGGCTGCAGTGGGTTGAAACTCACCATGTAATGACTTTACACAGGTGGTGCCAGGAGAGACTGCACTGGCATTTTACAAAGCAAAGAACCCTACTGACAAACCAATAATTGGAATCTCCACCTACAATGTGATACCCTTTGAGGCAGGCCAATACTTCAATAAAATCCAGGTAAGTGAAGAGAGCAAAGATTACTTCAGCTGACTTTGCCTTGTCCTCATTTCTACCCTGATGGCATTGTTTGTGTGCCAGTTAAGAGACCAGCTTCATCTGCACCAGGGCTGGTGCTCGCTGCCAGACACACCGTGCTCAGTGTCACAGACACTGAGGGCAGGTGCTGACAGCTTCACAAGtagcactgggttggaagggagcctcaaagctcatcctgtccaacccccctacactcagcagggacacctccaactagagggTCCTAGCTCAGGGCTGCATCAAGTCTCATCTTGACTGTCTGCAGGgtcagggcctcaa
The Indicator indicator isolate 239-I01 chromosome 29, UM_Iind_1.1, whole genome shotgun sequence genome window above contains:
- the LOC128976605 gene encoding cytochrome c oxidase assembly protein COX11, mitochondrial encodes the protein MGLCGRGWACGRALRLPAGPGPLWALVPGSALPRPEGKARYGLWAGRRAAAPRGARGQRSSNPFTRRQEEEWRRRNRSTVAYIAAAAVGMVGMSYAAVPLYRLYCQATGMGGTTGAGHSSEQIERMEPVRDRLIKVTFNADVHASIQWNFRPQQSEIYVVPGETALAFYKAKNPTDKPIIGISTYNVIPFEAGQYFNKIQCFCFEEQRLNPQEEVDMPVFFYIDPEFTEDPKMAKVNLITLSYTFFEAKEGQKLPLPGYQ